In one window of Bdellovibrio bacteriovorus W DNA:
- a CDS encoding hypothetical protein (COG0386 Glutathione peroxidase): MSQNIFSFTVKDAHNNPVSLEKYQGQALLIVNVASKCGFTPQYKGLEELYKKYKDQGFTIIGFPCNQFGAQEPGSNEEIQSFCEMNYGVTFPIMNKIDVNGDSADPLYQWLKSTAPGIFGTEAIKWNFTKFLIGKNGEVLNRYAPQDKPEDIEGDIKKALQ, translated from the coding sequence ATGAGCCAAAACATATTTAGCTTTACAGTTAAGGATGCCCACAACAACCCTGTATCTTTGGAGAAATACCAAGGACAAGCTTTACTCATCGTCAACGTCGCCAGCAAATGTGGTTTTACTCCGCAGTACAAAGGGTTAGAGGAACTTTATAAGAAATATAAAGATCAAGGTTTCACTATTATTGGCTTTCCTTGCAATCAATTTGGTGCCCAAGAACCAGGAAGCAATGAAGAGATTCAATCGTTCTGCGAGATGAACTATGGAGTCACATTTCCGATAATGAATAAAATTGACGTCAATGGTGATAGCGCAGATCCACTTTATCAATGGCTGAAGTCGACAGCTCCTGGAATTTTTGGAACTGAAGCTATCAAGTGGAACTTTACAAAATTCCTTATTGGAAAAAATGGTGAAGTCCTAAATCGCTATGCCCCGCAGGACAAGCCCGAAGATATCGAAGGCGATATCAAAAAAGCCTTACAATAA
- a CDS encoding aspartate kinase (COG0527 Aspartokinases) produces MKPIIVQKYGGATLADPQKIKSVAARVSQQSQENSLIVVVSAMGKTTNSLIDLANQVSSNPQRREMDMLLTVGERISMSLLSMALNENGCHAISFTGSQAGIFTDDSHVNAFIKDVKPIRVKESLENGKVVILAGFQGVSPVTKEITTLGRGGSDTSAVAMAAAFNAERCEILKDVPAVFSADPNVVKSARPITELNYDQLMEMTFWGAKVLHYRSVELAKLRNVTLYIGPASNKTTDGTTVKKDLNMFESCKALSLNSHELVLKISSKDFPSSAESLMELTKFLDKKQIPSPQLLLCEINQDTTELYITGPQEVLAAIKKDLASHPSFKLDEKARSSVTLTCTGATSPEMTQSVLNTLKGKDLTSEKIILSAMSITTFVEASQRKDTIEALHHLIG; encoded by the coding sequence AGTTCAAAAATACGGTGGCGCCACTCTGGCAGATCCACAGAAAATTAAATCTGTGGCGGCAAGAGTTTCTCAACAGTCCCAGGAAAACTCTCTGATCGTTGTGGTCAGTGCCATGGGAAAGACGACAAATTCCCTTATTGATCTTGCCAACCAGGTTTCTTCAAATCCCCAAAGACGCGAAATGGATATGCTCCTCACCGTTGGTGAGCGCATCAGTATGTCTTTGCTAAGCATGGCTTTGAACGAAAATGGCTGTCATGCGATTAGCTTCACCGGAAGCCAAGCGGGGATTTTCACAGATGATTCTCACGTCAATGCCTTCATTAAAGATGTAAAACCCATCCGTGTGAAAGAATCTCTAGAGAATGGCAAAGTTGTTATCCTAGCAGGTTTTCAAGGCGTCTCCCCTGTGACGAAAGAAATTACCACTCTAGGCCGTGGCGGCTCAGACACCTCGGCTGTTGCGATGGCCGCCGCCTTCAATGCTGAGCGCTGTGAAATTCTTAAAGATGTCCCCGCAGTTTTTAGCGCTGATCCCAATGTCGTTAAGTCAGCTCGCCCCATTACAGAACTCAACTATGACCAACTTATGGAGATGACATTTTGGGGAGCCAAAGTTCTGCACTATAGATCTGTAGAATTAGCGAAACTTAGAAACGTAACTCTGTACATCGGCCCGGCCAGCAATAAAACGACAGACGGTACAACGGTTAAAAAGGATTTGAATATGTTTGAATCTTGCAAAGCACTTTCTTTAAATTCCCACGAACTTGTTTTAAAAATTTCTTCTAAAGATTTTCCATCCTCTGCGGAGTCTTTAATGGAACTGACCAAGTTCTTGGATAAAAAACAAATTCCTTCGCCGCAACTTTTATTGTGTGAAATAAATCAAGACACGACAGAGCTCTATATAACTGGCCCACAGGAAGTTTTAGCAGCCATAAAAAAAGATCTCGCTTCTCATCCATCGTTTAAGCTCGATGAAAAAGCGCGTTCATCTGTGACTTTAACTTGCACAGGAGCCACTTCGCCAGAGATGACTCAATCTGTACTAAATACCTTAAAAGGAAAAGATCTCACTTCGGAAAAAATTATTTTAAGTGCGATGTCGATCACTACATTTGTGGAAGCCTCTCAGCGTAAAGATACGATCGAGGCTCTTCATCACTTGATTGGTTAA